One window of the Perca fluviatilis chromosome 5, GENO_Pfluv_1.0, whole genome shotgun sequence genome contains the following:
- the LOC120559388 gene encoding uncharacterized protein LOC120559388 codes for MSNPSDDDGFIKINLPKNPSFFFIERNDWEKLKKNRQKRSFKGLQWTNIISKGLRTIHPYCSIAFKRHKLKVMGSIQASPEFSCLGYCRFEDCPVTVTVTVDSEEDLKAIVEYQGEKSIHNLTELKRRPVRAHERKTLGEDLQRQLPRAMYLDKITKIHEDVMESGCRDEAPSPNVLKNISWEARKRSRQHSNEVISLQIMLDQKKGSPDEVLQKVMLHPKGVLLWSRRGIEIYQERCQEDIVYLDATGSIMRKQKGSPPFYVYELVVRNPHKNSSPLPVATYLTCDHTTASVNYFLEAFQTDVARCFGRKGMQSPIMILCDGSMVLMQAICLSFAKKNLKDTINHYYNIASGKGKKEDFVVPILHRCLSHVMKNAKEMCRKYAPKHYHLAMHVFGSLTTASTLIELDDMVQSAAVVFSSPSCGPNVEKHFKNLQSWMQRTATTLDETTKSKSESLKDIDGVNRFATRCKEVISNAPLDMYGEPNVYFCRGLIEHLNKYLLPYSGLWTGIMLGDLGRHGTGPQYEQCSRKCNTIRKLPRQNITEDNRTQGIMEKSQWDLKHIRFPSGRLTRLDDFVSCYQTSHTALLKEYEDSERVVRRKTYRVDQEKWKERQQKKRGRYVTPLRKPFHFKTSNKKVDSSVPDGAIGKPKSLPQPSSSVLGDHEETLDGKDVVHGDMSNKPQTPSKTSITPQHQLRRLSSITSSY; via the exons ATGAGTAATCCATCCGATGACGATGGATTTATAAAAATCAACTTACCGAAGAACCCATCATTCTTTTTTATTGAAAGGAATGATTGGGAAAAGCTGAAGAAGAACAGACAGAAAAGAAGCTTTAAAGGACTCCAGTGGACAAATATAATTTCGAAAGGTCTGAGGACCATACACCCATACTGTTCCATTGCCTTTAAAAGGCACAAACTGAAGGTTATGGGTTCGATACAAGCGAGCCCTGAATTCTCCTGCCTTGGTTACTGCAGATTTGAGGATTGCCCTGTCACAGTAACAGTTACTGTGGACAGTGAAGAGGACCTCAAGGCAATAGTAGAATACCAAGGGGAGAAGAGTATTCATAATTTAACGGAATTAAAAAGAAGACCTGTTAGGGCacatgaaagaaaaacactggGCGAAGACTTACAAAGACAGCTCCCACGAGCTATGTACCttgacaaaataacaaaaatacacgAAGATGTTATGGAGTCTGGCTGTCGGGATGAGGCTCCAAGTCCCAATGTCCTGAAAAATATATCGTGGGAAGCACGTAAGAGAAGCCGGCAGCACAGTAACGAAGTCATAAGTCTTCAAATCATGCTTGACCAGAAAAAAGGCAGTCCTGATGAGGTCCTCCAGAAAGTAATGCTACACCCAAAAGGGGTTCTTCTTTGGTCACGCAGGGGGATTGAAATATATCAGGAGCGATGCCAGGAGGACATTGTCTATCTGGATGCGACTGGCAGCATCATGAGAAAGCAGAAAGGATCTCCTCCTTTCTATGTCTATGAGTTGGTGGTTAGGAATCCCCACAAAAACTCATCTCCACTACCTGTTGCCACATACCTTACCTGTGATCACACCACGGCCTCAGTTAACTACTTTCTAGAGGCGTTTCAGACTGATGTGGCAAGGTGTTTTGGGAGAAAAGGTATGCAGTCACCCATCATGATCCTGTGTGATGGGTCAATGGTGTTGATGCAGGCAATATGCCTGTCATTTGCCAAAAAAAACCTGAAAGACACCATTAACCACTACTATAATATAGCAAGTggtaaaggaaaaaaagaagattttGTGGTGCCAATTCTTCATCGTTGTCTCAGCCATGTAATGAAGAATGCAAAGGAAATGTGCAGAAAGTA TGCGCCAAAACACTACCATCTGGCCATGCACGTCTTTGGTTCCCTGACAACTGCAAGCACTTTAATAGAACTAGATGACATGGTTCAAAGTGCTGCTGTTGTGTTCTCCAGTCCATCCTGTGGGCCCAATGTAGAGAAACATTTCAAAAACCTGCAGTCGTGGATGCAGAGAACAGCGACTACATTGGATGAGACAACCAAGTCCAAAAGTGAGAGCTTGAAG gACATCGATGGAGTCAACAGATTTGCAACACGTTGCAAAGAAGTAATTTCCAATGCTCCACTAGACATGTATGGAGAGCCGAATGTTTACTTCTGCAGAGGCCTTATCGAGCACCTCAACAAATACCTTCTACCTTATTCTGGATTGTGGACCGGGATAATGCTAG GTGACCTTGGACGACATGGGACGGGACCACAATATGAGCAGTGCTCTAGGAAATGCAACACCATCAGAAAGCTTCCAAGACAA aacataacagaggacAACAGAACCCAGGGCATTATGGAAAAGAGCCAGTGGGATTTAAAACACATTCGATTTCCCTCTGGCCGCCTGACTAGGCTTGATGATTTTGTGTCCTGCTATCAAACTAGTCACACTGCTCTCCTGAAGGAGTATGAAGATTCCGAAAGAGTTGTTAGAAGAAAG ACGTACAGAGTGGACCAAGAAAAGTGGAAAGAACGGCAGCAGAAAAAGAGGGGGAGATATGTTACACCACTCCGGAAGCCGTTTCATTTCAAGACATCGAACAAGAAg GTTGACTCCTCAGTACCTGACGGTGCCATTGGGAAACCAAAGTCTTTACCACAGCCTAGTTCATCTGTACTGGGGGACCATGAAGAAACTTTGGATGGAAAGGATGTAGTACATGGGGACATGTCAAACAAACCTCAGACACCATCCAAGACATCAATAACCCCACAGCATCAACTAAGAAGGCTTTCTAGTATCACAAGTTCTTACTAG